Proteins encoded by one window of Heterodontus francisci isolate sHetFra1 chromosome 12, sHetFra1.hap1, whole genome shotgun sequence:
- the LOC137375880 gene encoding eukaryotic translation initiation factor 4E-1A-like isoform X2, which translates to MKHPLQNRWTLWFFKNDKSKPWQANLRLVTKFDTVEDFWALYSHIQLASRLMSGCDYSLFKDGIEPMWEDNRNKCGGRWLITLSKQQRMLELDQFWLETLLCLIGEAFDDYSNDVCGGVINVRAKGDKIAIWTRDTENEEAVLHIGKTYKERLGLPVKIVIGYQAHADTATKSGVGVKNKFVV; encoded by the exons ATGAAGCATCCTTTGCAGAACCG GTGGACCCTCTGGTTTTTCAAAAATGATAAGAGCAAACCTTGGCAGGCAAATCTTCGTCTTGTTACTAAATTTGACACCGTGGAAGATTTTTGGGC ATTATACAGTCACATTCAACTTGCCAGTCGGCTGATGTCAGGTTGTGATTACTCTCTTTTTAAG GACGGTATTGAACCTATGTGGGAGGACAACCGAAACAAGTGTGGTGGAAGATGGTTAATCACACTGTCTAAGCAGCAAAGGATGCTTGAACTAGATCAATTCTGGCTAGAAACA CTGCTGTGCCTTATTGGAGAAGCTTTTGATGATTATAGCAATGATGTATGTGGTGGAGTAATTAATGTTCGAGCAAAAGGAGATAAAATAGCAATATGGACCCGTGACACTGAAAATGAAGAAGCGGTTTTACATATAGG AAAAACATACAAGGAAAGGCTAGGCCTTCCTGTGAAGATTGTGATTGGTTATCAAGCACATGCAGATACTGCTACGAAGAGTGGAGTGGGAGTTAAAAACAAATTTGTTGTTTGA
- the LOC137375880 gene encoding eukaryotic translation initiation factor 4E-1A-like isoform X1, producing the protein MERSQVYLAVLKESEKTKKSPRKGNLTVQPYMKHPLQNRWTLWFFKNDKSKPWQANLRLVTKFDTVEDFWALYSHIQLASRLMSGCDYSLFKDGIEPMWEDNRNKCGGRWLITLSKQQRMLELDQFWLETLLCLIGEAFDDYSNDVCGGVINVRAKGDKIAIWTRDTENEEAVLHIGKTYKERLGLPVKIVIGYQAHADTATKSGVGVKNKFVV; encoded by the exons GTTTACCTGGCAGTTCTGAAGGAATCTGAAAAAACTAAGAAGTCACCTAGGAAAGGGAATCTAACTGTTCAACCATATATGAAGCATCCTTTGCAGAACCG GTGGACCCTCTGGTTTTTCAAAAATGATAAGAGCAAACCTTGGCAGGCAAATCTTCGTCTTGTTACTAAATTTGACACCGTGGAAGATTTTTGGGC ATTATACAGTCACATTCAACTTGCCAGTCGGCTGATGTCAGGTTGTGATTACTCTCTTTTTAAG GACGGTATTGAACCTATGTGGGAGGACAACCGAAACAAGTGTGGTGGAAGATGGTTAATCACACTGTCTAAGCAGCAAAGGATGCTTGAACTAGATCAATTCTGGCTAGAAACA CTGCTGTGCCTTATTGGAGAAGCTTTTGATGATTATAGCAATGATGTATGTGGTGGAGTAATTAATGTTCGAGCAAAAGGAGATAAAATAGCAATATGGACCCGTGACACTGAAAATGAAGAAGCGGTTTTACATATAGG AAAAACATACAAGGAAAGGCTAGGCCTTCCTGTGAAGATTGTGATTGGTTATCAAGCACATGCAGATACTGCTACGAAGAGTGGAGTGGGAGTTAAAAACAAATTTGTTGTTTGA